In Nerophis lumbriciformis linkage group LG14, RoL_Nlum_v2.1, whole genome shotgun sequence, a single genomic region encodes these proteins:
- the LOC133616623 gene encoding vitellogenin-1, with protein sequence MRVVVLALTLALVAAQHNFAPDFALGKTYVYKYETLLLGGLPEEGLARAGLKVRSKVFISAVEQNLLMVKLVEPELFEYSGVWPKDDFIPAPKLTAALAPQLMIPIKFEYTNGVVGKMFAPEGVSVMVLNIYRGVLNVLQLNIKKTQNVYEMQEDGAQGVCKTLYAITEDEKAERIHLTKTRDLTHCQERIMKDIGLAYTETCAKCQRDSKNLKGATAYNYVLKSVPSGVMILEASVNEVIQFSPFHEKNGAAQMETRQKLVFLEVQKVPIVPVKAEYLHRGSLKYQFSTELLQTPIQLVRLTNVQAQIVEIINHMVDHNKEKAQEDAPLKYLELIQLLRMAKYEDLQRLWSQLKTKETHRRWMLDAIASLGTHVALRFITEKLEDNEMTVSEVAQALIASVHMVTADTEAIKMINILFEKNKVQESPLLRELVSLAYGTMVYKHCLDKPVCPVELIKPVHEYLEKDLAKANPREIIYTLKVLGNAGHPMSLKPITKILPIHGTAAASLPVSVHAEAIMALRNIAKKEPRMVQDLVLQLYMDKALHPELRMLACIVLFETRPPVGLVTNLANILRTEEDMQVASFTYSHMKSLTRSTSPNHASIAAACNIAVKLLSRKLERLSLRFSRAIQMDIYSNPLMLGAAATTFYINDAASILPRSIMAKTSAYVAGAAADVLEVGVRTEGLQETLLKSHALTDNVDRLTKMKRVIKALSEWRSMPNTKPLASAYVRFFGQEIAYIDFDQTLMKELEKWPSIEQLSKNALKALLSGASFHVAKPVLANEVRRIMPTAAGFPMELGFYTAAVVAANVDLTVTATPPLPEPIQFSQFLKTNMVLNTEIRPSIAMSTFAVIGVNTPILQASLVSRVKLNSIVPAKISATLDIADGHFKIAALPVSVPEDVAVVDIQYYAVVRNIEELGAEKITPLIPANTFKPNSKEILTSRVISSESVSSSQSSELLPRDTEKDTKPIQRKALDKKYCVKAYGIGLRGCFKVFSENAAFITDNLLYRLAGRQLVSLSVKRIDGEAVDRLEMIVQLGPKAAEKLIKHINLSEDEIEGKPVLMKLKRLLNSTSSSSSSSSSSSSSVASSSSSSSKLQSSSSVSSSRKSKRSSSRSVSRPSKSSSGSSLSSLFSASSRSSSSSRKVSKRVVDNRTFRRNHKKSLATSKSKSRSRSSASSHEAIYKQTKFLGKEIAPIFAVIFQAVRANGKLQGYQIAGYADIHNARLQIILSNLAADNNWILSLDSILLSKHKATAKIAWGEKGRQYEMMFTAETGLLGRSPAGRLRLAWKELPSYFRRYSKMAYRYIPDYVLDRFIQGKDNNSLNQLSVTVAATSESTLDLILKTPTRSIYKLALRLPVALPMDDFTGLTPFDDLADKVHYLISKAGAAECSYSKNILTTFNNRKYTNEMPLSCYQVMAQDCTHERKFMVLLKKDGSDHHHINVKIVDLDIDLFLRKDNIILEVNGKDLPISSLPYQHPTAKIQIRQNGEGLSVFAPSLGLHEVYFDIKICKVKVVDWMRGQMCGLCGMSDGQTRKEFRTSNGRVTKNAVSYAHSWVLPAESCRDNTECRMKLESVQLEKQMNVHGRESKCFSVEPVLRCLPGCFPVKTTALTVGFHCIAADAATIRQDFYNYSTDIRESTQAHLACSCTAQCA encoded by the exons ATGAGGGTGGTCGTGCTTGCCCTGACTCTAGCCCTTGTGG CTGCGCAACATAACTTTG CCCCTGATTTTGCTCTGGGTAAGACATATGTCTACAAATATGAGACACTGCTCCTGGGCGGTCTACCAGAGGAAGGACTGGCAAGAGCTGGACTAAAAGTCAGAAGCAAAGTTTTCATCAGCGCCGTAGAACAGAACCTGTTGATGGTCAAG CTTGTGGAACCAGAGCTCTTCGAGTACAGCGGTGTTTGGCCAAAGGATGATTTCATCCCGGCCCCTAAGCTGACAGCAGCCCTGGCCCCTCAGCTCATGATCCCCATCAAGTTTGAGTACACCAACGGCGTCGTCGGAAAAATGTTTGCGCCCGAGGGAGTCTCCGTGATGGTGTTGAACATCTACAGAGGTGTCCTGAACGTTCTGCAGCTCAACATCAAGAAGACGCAGAATGTCTACGAGATGCAAGAG GACGGAGCTCAGGGTGTGTGCAAGACTCTCTACGCCATCACCGAAGATGAGAAGGCTGAACGTATCCATCTGACCAAGACCAGAGATCTGACCCACTGTCAGGAAAGGATCATGAAGGATATCGGGTTGGCCTACACTGAGACATGTGCCAAGTGTCAGCGG GATTCCAAGAACTTGAAAGGAGCGACGGCATACAACTACGTTCTGAAGTCGGTTCCCAGTGGTGTGATGATCTTGGAGGCATCTGTCAATGAAGTCATTCAGTTCTCACCTTTCCACGAGAAAAATGGAGCTGCTCAGATGGAGACCCG GCAAAAATTGGTTTTCCTGGAGGTCCAGAAAGTTCCCATCGTACCGGTTAAAGCAGAGTACCTCCACCGTGGATCCCTCAAGTACCAGTTCTCCACCGAGCTGCTGCAAACACCCATTCAGCTTGTGAGGCTCACCAACGTCCAGGCCCAG ATTGTAGAAATTATAAACCACATGGTCGACCACAACAAGGAGAAAGCCCAAGAGGATGCCCCACTCAAGTATTTGGAGCTCATTCAACTTCTTCGCATGGCCAAATATGAAGACCTGCAAAGGCTTTGGAGCCAGCTTAAGACGAAAGAAACACACAG ACGGTGGATGCTGGATGCCATTGCTTCCCTTGGAACTCACGTTGCTCTGAGATTCATAACGGAAAAGTTGGAGGATAACGAGATGACGGTCTCCGAAGTCGCTCAGGCTTTGATTGCATCGGTTCACATGGTGACAGCAGACACTGAGGCCATTAAGATGATTAAC ATCCTGTTTGAGAAGAACAAAGTACAGGAGAGCCCACTTCTGCGCGAGCTTGTCAGCCTTGCCTACGGTACCATGGTTTACAAACATTGTCTTGACAAGCCGGTCTGTCCTGTCGAGCTGATCAAG CCCGTCCACGAATATCTTGAAAAGGATTTGGCTAAAGCCAATCCACGGGAGATTATTTACACTTTGAAGGTGTTGGGCAATGCTGGCCATCCTATGAGCCTGAAGCCGATCACTAAGATCCTGCCCATACATGGCACAGCAGCGGCAAGCCTGCCCGTGAGTGTTCACGCTGAGGCGATCATGGCCTTGAGGAACATTGCCAAGAAGGAACCAAGAATG GTCCAGGACCTGGTTCTTCAGCTGTATATGGACAAGGCTCTTCACCCTGAGCTCCGTATGCTGGCCTGCATTGTGCTCTTCGAGACACGGCCGCCGGTTGGTCTGGTGACAAACCTTGCCAACATTTTGAGGACGGAGGAGGACATGCAGGTGGCTAGCTTCACCTACTCTCATATGAAGTCCCTGACGAGAAGCACTTCCCCAAACCATGCTTCCAT TGCCGCCGCTTGCAACATCGCAGTCAAACTCTTGAGCAGGAAGCTGGAAAGACTGAGCCTCCGTTTCAGCAGAGCCATTCAGATGGACATCTATAGCA ATCCCCTGATGCTTGGGGCTGCCGCCACTACTTTCTACATCAACGATGCTGCCTCCATTTTGCCTAGAAGCATCATGGCTAAGACCAGCGCCTACGTTGCTGGAGCTGCTGCTGATGTCCTAGAG GTCGGAGTGAGAACTGAGGGACTCCAGGAGACTCTGCTGAAGAGTCACGCCTTGACCGATAACGTGGACAGGCTCACAAAGATGAAGCGCGTCATTAAGGCT CTGTCTGAGTGGAGGTCCATGCCCAACACCAAGCCTCTGGCCTCCGCTTACGTCAGGTTCTTCGGGCAAGAAATTGCTTACATTGACTTTGACCAGACTTTGATGAAGGAG CTGGAAAAATGGCCCTCTATTGAGCAGCTTAGTAAGAATGCCCTCAAGGCTCTGCTGTCTGGAGCTTCCTTCCATGTTGCTAAACCAGTGTTGGCAAATGAAGTGCGGCGCATTATGCCAACGGCTGCTGGATTCCCCATGGAGCTTGGTTTCTACACTGCTGCTGTGGTCGCTGCAAATGTTGATT TGACGGTCACCGCAACACCACCTCTGCCAGAACCCATTCAGTTCAGCCAATTTCTGAAAACCAACATGGTGCTCAACACTGAGATCAGACCAAG CATCGCTATGAGTACCTTTGCCGTGATTGGAGTGAACACTCCCATCCTCCAGGCTTCCCTGGTCTCAAGAGTCAAGCTCAACTCTATTGTACCAGCCAAGATTTCCGCAACGCTGGACATTGCAGATGGACACTTTAAGATTGCGGCTCTACCCGTTTCTGTACCTGAAGATGTTGCTGTTGTTGA CATTCAGTATTATGCTGTGGTGAGAAACATTGAGGAACTTGGAGCTGAAAAGATCACTCCCCTCATACCTGCCAACACCTTTAAGCCAAATTCAAAGGAGATCCTCACCTCGCGGGTCATTTCCTCTGAGTCTgttagttcg TCCCAATCTTCAGAACTCCTTCCGCGTGATACAGAGAAAGATACTAAGCCAATCCAGCGCAAAGCACTTGATAAGAAGTACTGTGTCAAAGCTTATGGCATTGGACTGAGAGGATGTTTCAAGGTCTTCTCTGAAAATGCTGCGTTCATCACAGACAACTTGCTGTACAGACTGGCAGGAAGGCAGTTAGTCTCTTTATCTGTGAAAAGAA TTGACGGAGAAGCCGTGGACAGACTGGAGATGATAGTTCAGCTTGGACCTAAGGCTGCAGAGAAGCTTATCAAGCATATCAATCTGAGTGAAGACGAAATCGAAGGAAAGCCAGTCCTGATGAAGCTCAAGAGACTTCTCAACAGCACCTCCTCTAGCTCCTCATCATCATCGTCCTCCTCATCCTCTGTGGCCTCTTCTTCAAGTTCGAGCTCAAAACTTCAGTCATCATCTTCGGTCAGCAGCAGCAGGAAGAGCAAGCGCAGTTCTTCGAGATCTGTCAGCAGACCTTCCAAAAGCAGCTCTGGATCTAGTTTGTCCTCCCTCTTCAGTGCCAGCTCTAGGTCTTCCAGCTCCAGTCGAAAAGTATCAAAG CGAGTGGTTGACAACCGCACCTTCCGGAGGAACCACAAGAAG TCTCTTGCTACCTCAAAATCAAAATCTAGAAGCAGAAGCAGCGCCTCAAGCCATGAAGCCATCTACAAGCAG ACTAAATTCCTGGGCAAGGAAATTGCTCCCATCTTCGCCGTCATCTTCCAAGCTGTGAGAGCCAATGGCAAGCTCCAGGGATACCAAATTGCTGGCTACGCAGACATACATAATGCCAGACTTCAGATCATCCTGTCCAACCTGGCTGCTGATAACAACTGGATTCTCAGTCTGGATAGCATCTTGCTAAGCAAGCACAAAGCCACA GCTAAAATAGCTTGGGGCGAAAAGGGCAGGCAGTACGAGATGATGTTCACCGCTGAAACTGGTCTTCTTGGCCGGAGCCCGGCCGGTCGCCTAAGATTGGCTTGGAAAGAACTGCCATCTTACTTCAGGCGCTATTCAAAGAT GGCTTATCGGTACATTCCTGATTACGTGCTGGACCGCTTCATTCAAGGGAAGGACAATAACAGCCTCAATCAGCTGTCAGTCACAGTGGCTGCAACATCTGAAAGCACCTTGGATTTGATTTTGAAGACACCCACA CGCAGCATCTATAAGCTGGCTTTGCGTCTCCCTGTCGCTTTGCCAATGGATGACTTCACAGGTCTGACACCCTTTGACGACCTGGCCGATAAAGTCCATTACTTGATCTCCAAGGCCGGCGCAG CTGAATGTAGCTACAGTAAAAACATCCTGACCACCTTCAACAACAGGAAATACACCAACGAGATGCCGCTGTCTTGCTACCAGGTTATGGCTCAAGACTGCACACACGAGAGGAAGTTCATGGTGTTGCTGAAGAAGGACGGCTCCGACCACCATCACATCAACGTTAAAATTGTTGACCT CGATATCGACCTGTTCCTGAGGAAGGATAATATTATCCTGGAGGTAAACGGAAAGGATTTGCCCATCTCCAGCCTGCCATACCAACACCCAACAG CTAAAATCCAGATCAGACAAAACGGAGAAGGCCTTTCTGTCTTTGCCCCAAGTCTGGGACTTCATGAAGTCTACTTTGACATCAAAATCTGTAAA GTTAAAGTTGTAGACTGGATGAGGGGACAGATGTGTGGACTCTGTGGAATGTCTGACGGGCAGACCAGGAAGGAATTCAGGACATCTAACGGACGGGTGACCAAGAACGCAGTCAGCTATGCTCATTCCTGGGTTCTTCCTGCTGAGAGCTGCCGAGACAACACAG AATGCCGCATGAAGCTGGAGTCTGTGCAGCTGGAGAAGCAGATGAACGTACACGGCCGGGAGTCAAAATGTTTCTCCGTTGAGCCCGTTCTGCGCTGCTTGCCCGGCTGCTTCCCTGTCAAGACCACCGCCCTCACTGTCGGCTTTCACTGCATTGCCGCTG ACGCTGCTACGATTCGCCAAGatttctacaactacagcacggaCATCAGGGAATCGACACAGGCCCACCTTGCTTGCAGCTGTACTGCTCAGTGTGCATAA